One part of the Fusobacterium pseudoperiodonticum genome encodes these proteins:
- a CDS encoding dTMP kinase, giving the protein MGKIIVIEGTDSSGKETQTKLLYERVKKIYDKTIKISFPNYDSPACEPVKMYLAGKFGTDATKVNPYPVSTMYAIDRYASFKQDWEKFYLDDYLIITDRYVTSNMIHQASKIKDIEAKDEYLNWLVDLEYRKNEIPEPDIVIFLKMPTDKAKELMENRKNKIDGSEKKDIHEVNEDYLKKSYDNATAISKKYSWCEIECVEDNKIKTIERINDEIFSKIEELIK; this is encoded by the coding sequence ATGGGAAAAATAATAGTCATTGAAGGAACAGATTCAAGTGGAAAAGAAACTCAAACTAAATTACTCTATGAAAGAGTAAAGAAAATATATGATAAAACTATAAAAATATCTTTTCCTAATTATGATAGTCCAGCTTGTGAGCCGGTGAAGATGTACTTAGCTGGGAAATTTGGAACAGATGCAACTAAGGTAAATCCTTATCCTGTGTCTACTATGTATGCCATAGATAGATACGCTTCATTTAAGCAAGATTGGGAAAAATTCTATCTTGATGATTATTTAATAATAACTGATAGATATGTAACTTCAAATATGATTCACCAAGCTTCAAAAATAAAAGATATAGAAGCTAAAGATGAGTATTTAAATTGGTTAGTAGATTTAGAATATAGGAAAAATGAAATACCAGAACCAGATATAGTTATCTTTTTGAAGATGCCAACAGATAAGGCTAAAGAGCTTATGGAAAACAGAAAAAATAAGATAGATGGTTCAGAAAAAAAAGATATACATGAAGTGAATGAAGATTATTTAAAAAAATCTTATGATAATGCAACAGCTATTTCAAAAAAATATTCTTGGTGTGAAATAGAATGTGTTGAAGATAATAAAATTAAAACTATTGAAAGAATAAATGATGAAATTTTCTCTAAAATAGAAGAGTTAATAAAATAA
- a CDS encoding peptidylprolyl isomerase: MSIRKFRKQMKPFIIVLTVVFILSLAYGGYESFRTSRANKKAQEAMLLNKDYIQKIDIERAKQEVSRAYAETVDKDIVDIIAFNDVIDKKLTLDLAKSLKVKVPSSEVNAQYEELESSMGDKEQFRRMLQVQGLTKDSLKKRIEENLLMQKTREEFSKNINPTDEEINAYMSLYSIPSDKKEDAISLYKMEKGEEAFKLALIKARKEMQIKDLAPEYENLVEKVSYEEDGFKVTNLDLAKIMATFMVNQKATKEQAEELAKNMIAKQIKVAKMAKEKGVKVNEELDLMSQLQEYTVGLSEKVREEIKPTDAELESFFNANKSRYNIPETADAKLIFITVKSTKEDDAVAKAEAEKLLAELTPENFSEKGKSIGNNQDIIYQDLGTFGKQAMVKEFEEALKDVPSNTVINKVIKTKFGYHVVYVKKNDNNQQWSAEHILIVPYPSDKTVAEKLEKLEKLKADIEAGTLALNDKIDEDVIQSFDAKGITPDGIIPDFVYSPEIAKAVYETPLNKVGIINPNKATIVVFQKTKEVKAEEANFTKLKEEVKKDYINRQVGEYMSKLF; this comes from the coding sequence ATGTCAATAAGAAAATTTCGTAAACAGATGAAACCTTTTATCATTGTACTAACAGTTGTTTTTATACTATCTCTAGCATATGGAGGATATGAAAGTTTTAGAACAAGTAGAGCTAATAAAAAAGCTCAAGAAGCAATGCTTTTAAATAAAGATTATATACAAAAAATTGATATAGAAAGAGCAAAGCAAGAAGTTTCAAGAGCGTATGCAGAAACAGTTGACAAGGATATAGTAGATATAATTGCATTTAATGATGTTATAGATAAAAAATTAACATTAGATCTTGCAAAAAGTCTAAAAGTAAAGGTTCCTAGTTCTGAAGTTAATGCACAATACGAAGAGCTTGAATCTTCTATGGGAGATAAAGAACAATTTAGAAGAATGTTACAAGTTCAAGGGCTTACTAAAGATTCTTTAAAGAAGAGAATAGAAGAAAATTTATTAATGCAAAAAACTAGAGAAGAGTTTTCAAAAAATATAAATCCTACAGATGAAGAAATAAATGCTTACATGTCATTATATTCTATCCCAAGTGATAAGAAAGAAGATGCAATAAGTCTTTATAAAATGGAAAAAGGTGAAGAAGCATTTAAGTTAGCTTTAATTAAAGCTAGAAAAGAAATGCAAATAAAGGATTTAGCTCCTGAATATGAAAATTTAGTTGAAAAAGTTTCTTATGAAGAAGATGGATTTAAAGTAACAAATCTTGATTTAGCTAAAATTATGGCTACTTTCATGGTAAATCAAAAAGCAACTAAAGAACAAGCAGAAGAATTAGCAAAAAATATGATAGCTAAACAAATAAAAGTTGCTAAAATGGCAAAAGAAAAAGGTGTTAAAGTAAACGAAGAATTAGACCTTATGTCTCAATTACAAGAATATACTGTAGGGCTTTCTGAAAAAGTAAGAGAAGAAATAAAACCTACTGATGCAGAATTGGAAAGTTTCTTTAATGCAAATAAATCTAGATATAATATACCTGAAACAGCTGATGCAAAATTAATTTTCATAACTGTTAAATCAACTAAAGAAGATGATGCAGTAGCAAAAGCAGAAGCTGAAAAATTATTAGCTGAGTTGACACCTGAAAACTTTAGTGAAAAAGGAAAGAGTATAGGAAATAATCAAGATATTATCTATCAAGATTTAGGAACTTTTGGAAAACAAGCAATGGTTAAAGAATTCGAAGAAGCATTGAAAGATGTTCCTTCAAATACTGTAATAAATAAAGTTATAAAAACAAAATTTGGTTATCATGTTGTTTATGTAAAGAAAAATGATAATAATCAACAATGGTCAGCTGAACATATTTTAATCGTTCCATATCCATCTGATAAAACAGTTGCAGAAAAACTTGAAAAGTTAGAAAAACTTAAGGCTGATATAGAAGCTGGAACTTTAGCTTTAAATGATAAAATAGATGAAGATGTAATTCAAAGTTTTGATGCAAAAGGTATAACTCCAGATGGAATAATTCCAGATTTTGTTTATAGTCCTGAAATAGCAAAAGCAGTCTATGAAACTCCTTTAAATAAAGTTGGAATAATAAATCCTAATAAAGCTACTATAGTAGTTTTCCAAAAAACTAAGGAAGTTAAAGCAGAAGAAGCTAATTTCACTAAATTAAAAGAAGAAGTTAAAAAAGATTATATAAATAGACAAGTTGGAGAATATATGTCAAAGTTATTCTAA
- the dxr gene encoding 1-deoxy-D-xylulose-5-phosphate reductoisomerase: MKKILILGSTGSIGTSALELIRNNREEYQVVAISGNRNIELLKKQIEEFKPLAIYVGAEEEAVKIKNEYPFIEDIYFGENGLAELAKNSDYDIILTAVSGAIGIDATVEAIKREKRIALANKETMVSAGTYINRLLKEYPKAEIIPVDSEHSALFQSLQGFKKENVKKLIITASGGTFRGKTLEFLENVTVEEALKHPNWSMGKKITIDSSTLVNKGLEVIEAHELFNVAYDDIEVVVHPQSIIHSMVEYVDGSIIAQMGVPSMKTPILYAFSYPEKEFNASIDFLDLIKTKTLTFEEADRKVFKGIDLAYRAGRTGETMPTVFNAANEVAVELFMKKKIKFLDIYRIIEEAMDSHKLISLDTDEALSIIKEVDRETRRKVREQWEK; the protein is encoded by the coding sequence ATGAAAAAGATTTTAATTCTAGGTTCAACTGGAAGTATAGGAACAAGTGCTTTAGAACTTATTAGAAATAATAGAGAAGAATATCAAGTTGTTGCTATAAGTGGTAATAGAAATATAGAGTTGCTTAAGAAACAAATTGAAGAATTTAAACCTTTAGCTATATATGTAGGTGCTGAAGAAGAAGCTGTGAAAATTAAAAATGAATATCCTTTTATAGAAGATATCTATTTTGGAGAAAATGGTTTAGCAGAACTTGCAAAGAATAGTGACTATGATATTATATTGACAGCAGTAAGTGGGGCTATAGGTATAGATGCCACAGTGGAGGCTATAAAAAGAGAAAAGAGAATTGCTCTTGCAAATAAAGAAACTATGGTATCAGCTGGGACATATATAAATAGACTTTTAAAAGAATATCCAAAGGCAGAAATTATTCCTGTAGACAGTGAACATTCAGCTTTATTTCAATCTCTACAAGGTTTTAAAAAAGAAAATGTAAAAAAATTAATAATCACTGCAAGTGGTGGAACATTTAGAGGAAAGACTTTAGAATTTTTAGAAAATGTAACAGTGGAAGAAGCTTTAAAACATCCAAATTGGTCTATGGGAAAGAAAATTACTATAGACTCTTCAACTTTGGTGAATAAAGGACTTGAAGTTATAGAAGCTCATGAGCTTTTCAATGTGGCTTATGATGATATAGAAGTTGTTGTACATCCACAAAGTATAATACACTCTATGGTTGAATATGTAGATGGTAGTATTATAGCTCAAATGGGAGTTCCTAGTATGAAAACTCCAATACTATATGCTTTTTCTTATCCGGAAAAAGAATTCAATGCATCGATAGATTTTTTAGATTTAATAAAAACTAAAACTTTAACTTTTGAGGAAGCAGATAGAAAGGTATTTAAAGGTATAGACTTAGCATATAGAGCAGGGAGAACAGGAGAAACTATGCCAACTGTTTTCAATGCAGCAAATGAAGTTGCAGTTGAGCTATTTATGAAGAAAAAAATAAAATTCTTAGATATATATAGAATAATTGAAGAAGCTATGGATAGTCATAAACTTATATCTTTAGATACAGATGAAGCTTTATCTATTATTAAGGAAGTTGACAGAGAAACTAGAAGGAAAGTGAGAGAGCAATGGGAAAAATAA
- a CDS encoding sigma-54-dependent transcriptional regulator: protein MKNAILAISEKKEILKQIRKELAEKYEVITFNNLLDAIDMVRESDFDLVLLDNALEGVTVGEAKKKLASIGKEFVTIALVDEVNAETTKELENSGIFAYLLKPIKVEDLDAIILPSLNGLELIKENKRLEEKLAVLEEDTDIIGQSAKIKDVRNLIEKIADNDLPVLIVGETGTGKDIIAKEIHKKSERNKGRYAQISCALYPGELIERELFGYERGAFMGANASKKGLLEEIDGGTIYIEDISKMDIKIQSRFLKAIEYGEFKRVGGTKVRKTNVRFLVGTDIDLKQETEKGKFRKDLYHRLTALTIEVPPLRERKEDIPVLANYFLNKIVRILHKETPVISGEAMKFLMEYYYPGNIMELKNLIERMALLSKDKILDVDQLPLEIKTKSDIVENKTVVGVGPLKEILEQEIYSLEEVERVVIAIALQKTRWNKQETSKILGIGRTTLYEKIRKYGLDTK from the coding sequence ATGAAAAATGCAATATTAGCAATTTCAGAAAAGAAGGAAATACTAAAACAAATAAGAAAAGAACTAGCAGAAAAATATGAAGTAATTACCTTCAATAATTTATTAGATGCAATAGATATGGTAAGAGAAAGTGACTTTGATTTAGTCTTACTAGACAATGCTTTGGAAGGAGTTACAGTAGGAGAAGCTAAGAAAAAATTAGCTAGTATAGGAAAAGAGTTCGTAACTATAGCCCTAGTAGATGAAGTAAATGCTGAAACAACAAAAGAATTAGAAAATTCTGGAATCTTTGCTTATTTATTAAAACCAATAAAAGTTGAAGATTTAGATGCAATAATCCTACCTTCTTTAAATGGTTTAGAACTAATAAAAGAAAATAAAAGATTAGAAGAAAAATTAGCTGTGTTAGAAGAAGATACAGATATAATAGGACAATCTGCTAAGATTAAAGATGTTAGAAATCTTATAGAAAAAATAGCAGATAATGACTTACCAGTTTTAATAGTTGGAGAAACTGGAACAGGTAAAGATATAATAGCTAAAGAAATTCACAAAAAAAGTGAAAGAAATAAAGGAAGATATGCTCAAATAAGCTGTGCTTTATATCCAGGTGAACTTATTGAAAGAGAACTATTTGGTTATGAAAGAGGGGCTTTCATGGGAGCTAATGCGAGTAAAAAAGGACTTTTAGAAGAAATTGATGGAGGAACAATATACATTGAAGATATTTCTAAAATGGATATAAAAATTCAGTCAAGATTCCTAAAAGCTATTGAATATGGTGAATTCAAAAGAGTTGGAGGAACAAAAGTAAGAAAAACTAATGTTAGATTCCTAGTTGGAACTGATATAGACTTAAAACAAGAAACAGAAAAAGGTAAGTTTAGAAAAGATTTATATCATAGACTAACAGCTTTAACTATAGAAGTTCCACCTTTAAGAGAAAGAAAAGAAGATATTCCTGTACTAGCTAACTACTTCTTAAACAAGATAGTTAGAATATTACATAAAGAAACTCCAGTTATTTCAGGAGAAGCTATGAAATTCTTAATGGAATACTACTATCCAGGAAATATTATGGAACTTAAAAACTTAATTGAAAGAATGGCATTATTATCTAAAGATAAAATTTTAGATGTAGATCAATTACCATTAGAAATTAAGACTAAATCTGACATCGTTGAAAATAAAACAGTTGTTGGAGTAGGACCATTAAAAGAAATATTAGAACAAGAAATTTATAGTTTAGAAGAAGTAGAAAGAGTTGTAATTGCTATAGCATTACAAAAAACTAGATGGAATAAACAAGAAACATCTAAGATCCTAGGTATAGGAAGAACAACTTTGTATGAAAAAATTAGAAAATATGGTTTAGATACAAAGTAA
- a CDS encoding isoprenyl transferase — MEKNIPQHIAIIMDGNGRWAKKRGLARSFGHMEGAKSLRRALEYFTEIGVKYLTVYAFSTENWSRPKDEVSTLMKLFLKYIKSERKNMMKNKIRFFVSGRKNNIPEKLLNEIEKLKEETKNNDKITLNIAFNYGSRAEIIDAVNDIIKDGKENITEEDFSKYLYNDFPDPDLLIRTSGEMRISNFLLWQIAYSELYITDTLWPDFDEKEIDKAIESYNQRDRRFGGVKNV; from the coding sequence ATGGAAAAGAATATACCCCAACACATTGCTATAATAATGGATGGTAATGGAAGATGGGCAAAGAAAAGAGGTTTAGCTAGAAGTTTTGGACATATGGAAGGTGCAAAATCATTAAGAAGAGCCTTAGAGTATTTTACTGAAATAGGTGTAAAATATTTAACTGTCTATGCCTTTTCAACTGAAAATTGGTCTAGACCAAAAGATGAAGTTTCAACTCTTATGAAGTTATTTTTAAAATATATAAAAAGTGAAAGAAAAAACATGATGAAAAATAAGATTCGTTTTTTTGTTTCAGGTAGAAAAAATAATATTCCTGAGAAGTTATTAAATGAAATTGAAAAATTAAAAGAAGAAACAAAAAATAATGATAAAATAACTTTAAATATAGCATTTAACTACGGAAGTAGAGCAGAAATAATAGATGCAGTAAATGATATTATTAAGGATGGAAAAGAAAATATAACAGAGGAAGATTTTTCTAAATATCTATATAATGATTTTCCAGATCCAGACTTGTTGATAAGAACAAGTGGAGAAATGAGAATATCTAATTTCTTGTTGTGGCAAATAGCTTATTCAGAACTTTATATTACAGATACTCTTTGGCCTGATTTTGATGAAAAAGAAATAGACAAGGCTATAGAAAGTTACAATCAAAGAGATAGAAGATTTGGAGGAGTAAAAAATGTTTAA
- a CDS encoding phosphatidate cytidylyltransferase, whose translation MFKWNRILVALIGVPLLFFVYMGEAFFHMNLQGLPMLIFTNLVVAIGTYEFYKMVKISGKEVYDKFGILVSIIIPNLIYLANRSKYLDQSMVGLVIIIATMSLLIYRVFRNQIKGTLEKVSFTILGIVYVSVFFSQIINLYFLGAIFPFVLQVLVWISDTAAGIVGVAIGRKFFKNGFTEISPKKSVEGALGSIIFTAIAFVGIVSYFEKIKDVSLEEGVVAFLIGAFISVVAQIGDLIESLFKRECGVKDSGTILMGHGGILDRFDSMILVLPFVTVVIYFFHLCISYKYGI comes from the coding sequence ATGTTTAAATGGAATAGAATTTTAGTAGCACTGATAGGAGTTCCATTATTATTCTTTGTCTATATGGGAGAGGCCTTTTTTCATATGAATCTTCAAGGTTTACCTATGTTAATATTTACTAATTTAGTTGTTGCCATAGGAACATATGAATTCTATAAGATGGTAAAAATATCAGGAAAAGAAGTTTATGATAAATTTGGGATTTTAGTTTCAATTATAATTCCAAACTTAATTTATTTAGCAAACAGAAGTAAGTATCTAGATCAAAGTATGGTAGGACTTGTTATAATAATTGCAACTATGTCACTACTTATATATAGAGTTTTTAGAAATCAGATAAAAGGAACATTGGAAAAAGTTTCTTTTACAATTTTAGGAATAGTATATGTATCTGTATTTTTCTCTCAAATTATAAATCTTTATTTCTTAGGAGCAATATTTCCTTTTGTTTTACAAGTTTTGGTTTGGATATCAGATACAGCAGCAGGAATAGTAGGAGTTGCAATAGGAAGAAAATTCTTTAAAAATGGTTTTACAGAAATAAGTCCAAAAAAATCTGTTGAAGGTGCTTTAGGTTCAATTATTTTTACAGCTATTGCTTTTGTAGGAATTGTTTCATATTTTGAAAAAATCAAAGATGTTAGTTTAGAAGAAGGTGTTGTAGCCTTCTTAATAGGAGCCTTTATATCAGTTGTGGCTCAAATTGGAGATTTAATAGAATCTCTATTTAAAAGAGAATGTGGTGTTAAAGATTCAGGAACTATACTTATGGGACATGGAGGAATATTAGATAGATTTGATAGTATGATACTAGTATTACCTTTTGTAACTGTAGTTATATATTTCTTTCATTTATGTATTAGCTATAAATATGGAATTTAG
- the csx2 gene encoding TIGR02221 family CRISPR-associated protein encodes MSRVLIAGIGGGKNKETGTYRVANYKIEDKVYEKRSFITSALEEHYEIDKTIFIGTTGSMWDNLYEYYCNRYDKEYDENYHLELMGVIDNATMDTDIYSLNIAKFNETFKNKILAIVTKYGMNELEIFENFNLIIQLQNELKDGDEVYLDITHSFRSNAFWMFLVMNYLTDVEDKKITVKAITYGMLEAQKEGVAPVVDLNAFYKILQWIKGANNFKNYGNSYLIEQNIENEKLSKKLRNFSDALNMNYIASLRQSINSLKKLEEDIENLDGPAKLIIPKVIKDFMDRFATEEKDYLFQAELAKWHFEQKRYAMAYININESIIGFIMDALDLPLLTGDKKKDENKLAKDWLNMIISRHETNKIYPNFKVDKDNQELHEYIKIFEHSRRVRNEIAHSIGGKDSAVNDINSLKNYCEKIIDLLKNRDFIIKKDEELGFSKKLLKNL; translated from the coding sequence ATGTCAAGAGTATTAATAGCTGGAATTGGTGGGGGAAAAAACAAAGAAACTGGAACTTACAGAGTTGCTAATTACAAAATAGAAGATAAGGTTTATGAAAAAAGAAGTTTTATTACTTCTGCACTTGAAGAACATTATGAAATTGATAAAACTATTTTTATTGGAACAACAGGATCAATGTGGGATAATCTATACGAGTACTATTGCAATAGATATGATAAAGAATATGATGAAAACTATCATCTTGAATTAATGGGAGTTATAGATAATGCTACAATGGATACAGATATATACAGTCTTAATATAGCTAAATTTAATGAAACTTTTAAAAATAAGATTTTGGCAATAGTTACAAAATATGGAATGAACGAATTAGAAATTTTTGAAAATTTTAATCTTATAATACAACTACAAAATGAACTTAAAGATGGAGATGAAGTATACTTAGATATTACACATTCTTTTAGATCTAATGCTTTTTGGATGTTTTTAGTTATGAATTATTTAACAGATGTTGAAGATAAAAAAATCACAGTTAAAGCTATCACTTATGGAATGTTAGAAGCTCAAAAAGAAGGAGTTGCTCCTGTTGTTGACTTAAATGCTTTCTATAAGATTTTACAATGGATAAAAGGGGCTAACAATTTCAAAAACTATGGAAATAGCTATTTAATCGAACAAAATATAGAAAATGAAAAATTGTCTAAGAAATTAAGAAACTTCTCTGATGCTCTTAATATGAATTATATAGCTTCTTTAAGACAAAGTATTAATTCACTAAAAAAACTAGAAGAAGATATCGAAAATCTTGATGGACCAGCTAAATTAATAATTCCAAAAGTTATAAAGGATTTTATGGATAGATTCGCAACTGAAGAAAAGGATTATTTATTCCAAGCCGAACTAGCAAAATGGCATTTTGAACAAAAAAGATATGCTATGGCATATATAAATATTAATGAATCAATAATAGGTTTTATAATGGATGCTTTAGATCTACCACTTTTAACTGGTGATAAGAAAAAAGATGAAAATAAATTGGCAAAAGATTGGTTAAATATGATAATAAGTAGACATGAAACAAATAAAATTTATCCAAATTTCAAGGTAGATAAAGATAATCAAGAATTACATGAGTATATAAAAATCTTTGAGCACAGTAGAAGAGTTAGAAATGAAATTGCTCACTCTATAGGTGGAAAAGATAGTGCTGTTAATGATATAAATAGCTTAAAAAATTATTGTGAAAAAATTATAGATTTATTGAAAAATAGAGATTTTATCATAAAAAAAGATGAGGAACTAGGTTTTTCAAAAAAATTGCTTAAAAATTTGTAA
- a CDS encoding M50 family metallopeptidase, translating to MTFLIAVAMLGLIIFVHELGHFLTAKFFKMPVSEFSIGMGPQVFSLDTKETTYSFRAIPIGGYVNIEGMEVGSQVENGFNSKPAYQRFIVLFAGVFMNFLTAFLIIFSIAQMNGRMEYEEKAIIGALVKGGANEQILKVDDKILELDGKKITLWADIPEVTKEALDKKELSAIIERDGKEEKLVLKLTKDEENNRVVLGISPKSKKTNLSFTESLIFAKNSFVSILKDTVGGLFTLFSGKADLKEISGPVGILKVVGEVSKFGWTSIASLAVILSINIGVLNLLPIPALDGGRIIFVLLELFRIKVNKKWEENLHKFGMVVLLFFIVMISVNDVWKLFN from the coding sequence ATGACATTTTTAATTGCAGTTGCCATGCTGGGTTTAATAATATTTGTGCATGAGCTAGGACATTTTTTAACTGCGAAATTTTTTAAAATGCCTGTGAGTGAATTTTCAATAGGTATGGGACCACAAGTCTTTTCGCTTGATACAAAAGAAACAACATATTCCTTTAGAGCCATTCCAATAGGAGGATATGTTAATATTGAAGGAATGGAAGTGGGGAGCCAAGTTGAGAATGGTTTTAATTCTAAACCTGCATATCAAAGATTTATAGTTCTTTTTGCAGGAGTTTTTATGAATTTCTTGACAGCTTTCTTAATTATATTCTCAATTGCTCAAATGAACGGTAGAATGGAATATGAAGAAAAAGCTATTATAGGTGCTCTAGTAAAAGGTGGAGCAAATGAACAAATATTAAAAGTTGATGATAAAATTTTAGAACTAGATGGTAAAAAAATAACTTTATGGGCAGATATACCTGAAGTTACAAAAGAAGCTTTAGATAAAAAAGAACTTTCTGCTATAATTGAAAGAGATGGAAAAGAAGAAAAACTAGTTTTAAAATTGACAAAAGATGAAGAAAATAATAGAGTAGTTCTAGGAATATCTCCAAAATCTAAAAAAACAAATCTTTCTTTTACTGAAAGTCTAATCTTTGCAAAAAATTCTTTTGTATCTATTTTAAAAGATACAGTAGGAGGGCTTTTTACACTTTTTTCAGGAAAAGCTGACTTAAAAGAAATCAGTGGTCCAGTAGGAATACTTAAAGTTGTGGGAGAAGTATCAAAATTTGGTTGGACTTCTATAGCAAGTTTAGCTGTTATTCTTTCTATAAATATAGGAGTTTTAAATTTATTACCTATACCAGCACTTGATGGAGGAAGAATAATTTTTGTGCTTTTAGAACTTTTTAGAATAAAAGTTAATAAAAAATGGGAAGAAAACTTGCATAAATTCGGTATGGTTGTCTTATTATTTTTTATTGTTATGATTAGTGTTAATGATGTCTGGAAACTTTTTAATTAA
- the csx20 gene encoding CRISPR-associated protein Csx20, which produces MKKIILLFSHTLTEPQIKELKEEWNCNEIIYMPDELKSKWMGVTDDIDINQFKKFLLDNLQKGDYVLIQGEWGLTYNMINFAKKNNFIPLYAGTIRKVTEYKEGDKVIKNSVFSHTKFKKY; this is translated from the coding sequence ATGAAAAAAATAATTTTATTATTTTCACACACTTTAACAGAGCCACAAATAAAAGAATTAAAAGAAGAATGGAATTGTAATGAAATTATATATATGCCAGATGAATTAAAAAGCAAATGGATGGGTGTAACAGATGACATAGATATAAATCAATTCAAAAAGTTTCTTTTAGATAATCTTCAAAAAGGGGATTATGTTCTAATTCAAGGTGAATGGGGCTTAACATATAATATGATAAATTTTGCTAAAAAGAATAACTTTATACCTCTATATGCAGGAACTATAAGAAAAGTTACAGAGTATAAAGAAGGAGATAAAGTCATAAAAAATTCTGTTTTTTCACACACAAAATTTAAAAAATATTAA